The genomic window AATCATATCGAGACCGATCAACAGTGACGCGCCAGAACCAAGTGTGAGACCGATTGTTCGGAGCAGGTTCACGGCATCATAGGGTGTCGAGTTGCCAAGGGTAGACCCTGGAAAGAACCCAATCGGGGACTCACAGGAAATCACTGAAGGCAGGGAAATCGGCCTTGCAGGCAAGGAAATTGGCTTTGTGAAGTCTGCCTCAACAGGCAGCATCGGGATGTGGGGAAAACGCTTTCTTAGGGCTCCTACGGAGCCACGGAGAAATTCTCCTGAAATGTCGATCGGAACGTAGGATGCGGGCGCCAGGGCTTGCAGTAGGATCGGTGTCTTCGTGGACGAGCCTGATCCGAATTCGACAAGCATGCGGCCGCAGCCAAGTATGCGGCACATGTCGGCGACATTAGTCTGAAGAATCGAGCGCTCTGCCCGGTACGGGTAATATTCAGGCAGCTGGGTAATTGCCTCAAACAAAGCCGATCCCTTCGAATCGTAGAGCCATCGAGGCGCAATTCTGCGGGGGGTCGACGAGAGGCCGGTCAGAATGTCATTTCTGAACTCGTTGTCGTCGTTGAGTGAGGATGTTGGACGTTGGACTTCTAGAACCGACATTGAAAATACCAGGTCGAGGAGAGGAAGTCCTTTTTCGCTCCTGTTCAGCTGAGGTTCCAATAACCGGCAGGAATGGTTTAACTCGGCTCTTGGCATGCTTGACGGGTAGATTCGCCAAGAACTGCGCTAAGACGACCGCGTGGTTTCCCGCGGAGTCTTTAGCCCCGTAGACCAATGTGGTCCTTCTCCCGCCAATCTGCGCTAGAAGCTCTTCGACCGCAGAACTCCCGCGGAGTTTCGCCATGTAACGTGTCTTGAATTCAGTGAAACGATCCTCTCGGTGGTCGAACCAGGTGCGTAAATCACTTGTCGGAGCGATCGCCTTGCACCAAAAATCGATTGCGGCCACAATCTGTCGACTTAGACGCGTACTCCATCTGATCAGAAGGCGTGTCGTATCCCCGCTTGATTTTAAAGACACTCATCAAGCTTCCCTACCCATGAATGGTCTCGGCACCATTGGCATCAGGGTAATACTGCGGAGCCTCTCTGCGGTCGAACATCCCATAATCACGAATAACGCGAACACGCCGAATTCGGGCTCCGTCCGGCACGGTAAACTCCTCCTCGAATCGTTCCGCAGCCTCTTTGTTTCGCCAAGATACGAGAAGTGCAAGATCGCCAGGTGTCAGAATCGCATCGAACACATCCCACCCCAGCAGACCATCGGCGCGCGGGTCCAAACCTAGGTATTCGGCACAGTCAGCGGGATTAGACGTCTCGTTCCACTCCGAAGGCCGGGTCATCGTTATGATCGTGAGGGCCGTGGCTTCGCTGACCTCGGTCTCGTCTAAACGCTGTTCCTGGATTGTGAATCCCTTCGGCACCTGGTTATCACTCGTAATCTGGCCGATGCGGAGATGGTAGTCTTTCAGGATCTCATCGCGGCCCGTCTGCTGCGCTTTTTGGTGCTTCGCTCGGGTCCGCCACCTCACGAGTGCTTTCTCATCGCGCCAACCTGAAAGAGACAGGATCCAACCCTCCCGAGTAAGACTCTTGTATCGAATATTGTCGATGAAACCGTCGATTTGCTCCAGCTCTGGCCGAAGCTTTTTTGCCGCATCTAAATAGGCGTCCCATTGTTCAGGTTTGGGATTAACCTCGAAAGCTACCGAGAACATCTTCAGTCTCCAAAATCAGATAGGAATTACCGATGTGGCACCAATGGGCGTCTTCCACACGAAGTTGTTCGTATCGACGCCACATCAGCTAGTTCTTGTTGGCCTAGGCTGCTTTCGCTGGTGGGCAGAAAGGAAAGTCTATCGGCGTCTGCACGAAGCCAAACATTTTGTTCACGTTCTAATTACAGGACGCGATTGTTTCTCCTGCCCTCACTTCACCCGCTCATTGTGTTTCTGCGTGCGTCCCGTGGGAAGTCGATGAAGTTGAGATGGAGCTTTCCACGTAATGAGATGGAAATATCAAGCACGCGTCCGCCGCGTAAAAGGGAGCGCTCGCTATGCTTTTCATTACTAGAGGTTATGGGAAGCTTCGATCCGCATTGCGCCGAGTCTGCCTCTAAGCGGTGGCGTTTAGCGCGGCAGACTCACAACCTTTGTCAATGCCAGGGAGTTGGCCCCTTCGCCACATTTGGTTCCAATTTCTGACCCGCGCGACTTTAATGAATGCGTCCAGCGCGGGTGTGTAGCGTCTGCCCGCGATGGCTAATAGGCTGACGTTCCATCGCATTGGATCATCTCGGACTGGCCGCGCAATCAACGAAGACAACCGTGGCGTATGCTCAGATGAAAGCATAATGCCTAGCCCGGCCTCTACGAGGTGTTGGAGATGACTTTCGTGCCTGCTTCGGTGCGCGACCTTAGGCATCCGTTTGTCAGTGAAACACTGGTCCCAGAACCGCTGAGTAAGGTCACAGCCGGTTCGTTCCAGCCAAGTAGCCTCGAGCAAAGCGGCGACAGGTATGAACTGCATCTCCGCCAGGGGGCTGTTGTGATTACTTAAGACGAGAAAGCGCTCTTCGAACAGATTCCACCGATCGATGCGCTCGGGTGGATTGACCGCGTCGGCCGCAACTGCCGCGCTGATCTTCCCTTCGAATAGAAGTTCAATCAGATGATCCAGTGGTTCTTCGATGAGTTCGACCTGGATGCCTGGTACAACACGGGCAACCTCAGCGAGAGGTGCCACCAAAAGATTTGCTGAGACGCAGGGAGTCAATCCGATCTTTAGCGGAGCATTATCCTTTCGTTGGTACTCCCGAGCAGCAATTCGAGCTGAATCGGCTGCAGCGTCCAAAGACTGGAGGGATGGCAAGACCAGCTTTCCAAGTTCCGTCAGCTGCGTCAATTGCCGCTCGCGGTGAATAAGCTTGCCTCCTAGCTCAAACTCAAGCTTCTGGATCGCCTTCGTCAGTGCTGGTTGCGTCACATTGCAGTATTCCGCCGCGCGAGTGAAGTTCAGGAGGCGCGCGAGCGTTAAGAAATACCTTATTTGGTTGAGTTCCATTCGCCCTCCTTTCCCCCTAGGAAGGTGATTCGAGTATCAGTCATCGCGTCGTCGACAGGGTGGTTTGTGAATCCGCCTTGGCCTTCCGCGGACATTGCTGTTCTCAACGAACGAGACGAGACCAGAACATGAAAGCGATGCGGTTAAGGCGGCGCACGTGACGTCTTCCACGTTAGCCGCCTCGAGGATCGAAAGAGCCGTACGATGAGGGATATCAGACAAGACGTTAGTTGAGGACGATACCTGCAGCATAAAGTAGCCAAATGGAAAACGGCTGAGCCTTGCCATTGATCTCTCTTGCCACTCACCTCCAAATCACGCAAGGACGGCGCCGCGTCCATTCATGTCAAATGCAAATAAATAGGCGCGCGCTATGCTGGATCCTGTCTGTATGCTCAATAGTTATCGAATTCATTCCTGTTGTGCATGAATGATGTGACCTCTAGAGCCGCCGCTAGTCTATCCGCAGTTATCGATTCGGTTTCCAGAAGTCATGAGTACACGATCGCGTATCAGCGTAGAAAGTCGTCGTCATCCGGACAACCGATGACAATGCTGATGAACGCCTCTAGTAAGGGAACATGATGATGACTTCGCGAATCGCGATCTGCACCGCCGTAACACTCACGACCGGCCTGTTGGCATTTTCTCCGAGCCATGCGCAGGACAAGATGTCTAAAGATGGCATGACAAAGGATTCGATGTCGAAGGACGGAATGAAGAAGGATCACGACGGCATGAAGAAAGACGGAATGAAGCGCGACGGTAAATCAAAAGACGGCATGTCTAAGTAATGTTGCTAGAACACCCTACGGCGCCGCGCCGTAGGGTGTTCTTTCCGCGCGGACCATCTGGTCCATGGAGTATGTGCGCGTTACATCGAACCCAAGCTTACGCTCAAACCGACTATATGAATTAGTGCAAGCGTCTCAGAATCGCGGGTTCGCGGGCGAGGGCCTGAGACCGTCGCTAATCGTCTCGCCGCGACGCGATGACCTTGTAAATCAAATCACGCTCTTGGCCGGAAGCGGATGGCCGAGCC from Nitrobacteraceae bacterium AZCC 1564 includes these protein-coding regions:
- a CDS encoding DNA-binding transcriptional LysR family regulator (product_source=COG0583; cath_funfam=1.10.10.10,3.40.190.10; cog=COG0583; pfam=PF00126,PF03466; superfamily=46785,53850): MELNQIRYFLTLARLLNFTRAAEYCNVTQPALTKAIQKLEFELGGKLIHRERQLTQLTELGKLVLPSLQSLDAAADSARIAAREYQRKDNAPLKIGLTPCVSANLLVAPLAEVARVVPGIQVELIEEPLDHLIELLFEGKISAAVAADAVNPPERIDRWNLFEERFLVLSNHNSPLAEMQFIPVAALLEATWLERTGCDLTQRFWDQCFTDKRMPKVAHRSRHESHLQHLVEAGLGIMLSSEHTPRLSSLIARPVRDDPMRWNVSLLAIAGRRYTPALDAFIKVARVRNWNQMWRRGQLPGIDKGCESAALNATA
- a CDS encoding hypothetical protein (product_source=Hypo-rule applied), which codes for MSVFKIKRGYDTPSDQMEYASKSTDCGRNRFLVQGDRSDK
- a CDS encoding heme-degrading monooxygenase HmoA (product_source=COG2329; cath_funfam=1.10.1270.20,2.60.40.10; cog=COG2329; pfam=PF03992; superfamily=54909), with protein sequence MFSVAFEVNPKPEQWDAYLDAAKKLRPELEQIDGFIDNIRYKSLTREGWILSLSGWRDEKALVRWRTRAKHQKAQQTGRDEILKDYHLRIGQITSDNQVPKGFTIQEQRLDETEVSEATALTIITMTRPSEWNETSNPADCAEYLGLDPRADGLLGWDVFDAILTPGDLALLVSWRNKEAAERFEEEFTVPDGARIRRVRVIRDYGMFDRREAPQYYPDANGAETIHG
- a CDS encoding L-histidine N-alpha-methyltransferase (product_source=KO:K18911; cog=COG4301; ko=KO:K18911; pfam=PF10017; superfamily=53335; tigrfam=TIGR03438), producing MSVLEVQRPTSSLNDDNEFRNDILTGLSSTPRRIAPRWLYDSKGSALFEAITQLPEYYPYRAERSILQTNVADMCRILGCGRMLVEFGSGSSTKTPILLQALAPASYVPIDISGEFLRGSVGALRKRFPHIPMLPVEADFTKPISLPARPISLPSVISCESPIGFFPGSTLGNSTPYDAVNLLRTIGLTLGSGASLLIGLDMIKDTRVLIPAYDDATGVTAQFNLNLLHRINRELRANIPVSRFEHLVRWNSLDSRIEMHLRATEPVFFEIDGVPFQLVADETIHTENSYKYDIPSARTLLRAGGWAPVAEWTDPDGLFAMILASDAAAS
- a CDS encoding hypothetical protein (product_source=Hypo-rule applied) yields the protein MSAEGQGGFTNHPVDDAMTDTRITFLGGKEGEWNSTK
- a CDS encoding pentapeptide MXKDX repeat protein (product_source=TIGR02953; cleavage_site_network=SignalP-noTM; tigrfam=TIGR02953) yields the protein MMTSRIAICTAVTLTTGLLAFSPSHAQDKMSKDGMTKDSMSKDGMKKDHDGMKKDGMKRDGKSKDGMSK